One region of Citrus sinensis cultivar Valencia sweet orange chromosome 6, DVS_A1.0, whole genome shotgun sequence genomic DNA includes:
- the LOC102618538 gene encoding uncharacterized protein LOC102618538, producing the protein MGLLRSLAMLVSMTLFSFLSLHVVAQSGSAPALDALLQDYAYRAFVRPSTGIPVEGVVPSNLTGIKIAAMRLRSGSLRHRGVNMYKEFRIPMGVIESPYVERLVLVYQNLGNWSGTYYPLSKYTYLAPVLGLLAYDASDLSAKNLPELDIRASGDPISIEFQDVMPAPDGSVPKCVWFDLHGLVNFSNVVSGNTCLTVQQGHFSIVVESIAPRPPPGFPPPPPSKGKE; encoded by the coding sequence ATGGGGCTTCTTCGAAGTCTGGCAATGCTTGTTTCTATGACATTGTTTTCCTTTCTTTCACTGCATGTTGTGGCTCAATCTGGCTCTGCTCCTGCTCTTGATGCCCTTCTCCAAGACTATGCTTATAGAGCTTTTGTTCGTCCCAGCACCGGTATTCCCGTTGAAGGGGTTGTTCCTTCAAATTTGACTGGGATTAAGATTGCAGCAATGAGGCTCAGGAGTGGCAGCTTAAGACATAGAGGTGTGAATATGTACAAAGAGTTTCGTATTCCTATGGGGGTTATTGAGAGCCCCTATGTCGAAAGGCTTGTTTTGGTGTACCAGAATTTGGGCAATTGGTCTGGTACATATTATCCATTATCCAAATACACTTACTTGGCTCCTGTTCTTGGTCTTCTTGCATATGATGCTTCAGATTTATCAGCTAAGAATTTGCCAGAATTGGATATTAGGGCATCTGGTGACCCCATATCGATTGAATTCCAAGATGTGATGCCGGCTCCTGATGGGTCTGTTCCCAAGTGTGTTTGGTTTGATTTACATGGTTTGGTAAACTTCAGCAATGTAGTATCAGGCAACACATGTTTAACTGTCCAACAGGGGCATTTCTCTATAGTAGTTGAATCCATTGCCCCAAGACCACCACCAGGtttcccaccaccaccaccgaGTAAAGGAAAGGAGTAA
- the LOC102618818 gene encoding uncharacterized protein LOC102618818 isoform X1 yields the protein MARVRASREMEASVTNPDAYRGPSGTSSNSRRYGMLSASNIIQAPLSTLLEYSGLLRTRSSHQESEPLINSTVSAHLSNHNRLDDPTVNNGEVAIRIIGAGEHEHERDGSGGLVIGQVREGTGQSDVASVALAGDNQGDGRTDRGVGAGEGVLQSSNGNGDAEAGDGAAVNGRDSSYQRYDIQQAARWIEQVLPFSLLLLVVFIRQHLQGFFVTIWIAAVMFKSNDVLRKQTALKGERKVSVLIGISIAFMLHVAGVYWWYRNDDLLYPLVMLPPKSIPPFWHAIFIIMVNDTLVRQASMVLKCFLLMYYKNSRGRNYRKQGQLLTLVEYLMLLYRALLPTPVWYRFFLNKEYGSLFSSLMTGLYLTFKLTSVVEKVQSFFSALKALSRKEVHYGAYATTEQVNAAGDLCAICQEKMHAPILLRCKHIFCEDCVSEWFERERTCPLCRALVKAADLRSFGDGSTSLFFQIF from the exons ATGGCTAGGGTTAGGGCATCAAGAGAAATGGAAGCGTCTGTTACTAATCCTGACGCTTATAGAGGTCCTTCTGGAACGAGTAGCAATTCGCGAAGATATGGAATGCTTTCGGCTTCTAACATAATTCAAGCTCCATTATCAACGTTATTGGAGTACTCAGGTCTTTTAAGAACGAGGTCAAGTCATCAGGAATCAGAACCCTTGATTAATTCGACTGTTTCTGCTCACCTTAGCAATCATAATCGGCTTGACGATCCTACTGTGAACAATGGGGAGGTGGCAATTAGGATAATTGGGGCAGGGGAGCACGAGCATGAGAGGGATGGGTCTGGAGGGTTGGTGATTGGGCAGGTAAGGGAAGGGACTGGGCAGTCTGATGTGGCGTCCGTTGCGTTGGCAGGTGATAATCAGGGAGATGGTAGGACTGATCGTGGGGTGGGTGCTGGAGAAGGTGTTTTACAGTCTTCTAATGGGAATGGTGATGCAGAAGCTGGGGATGGTGCTGCGGTTAATGGTAGAGACTCTTCTTATCAGAGATATGATATTCAGCAGGCTGCTAGGTGGATTGAACAGGTCCTTCCGTTCTCTTTGCTTCTCTTGGTTGTCTTCATTCGCCAGCATTTGCAAG GTTTCTTTGTTACAATTTGGATTGCTGCTGTCATGTTCAAATCAAATGACGTTCTACGGAAACAAACAGCTTTGAAG GGAGAGAGGAAGGTCTCTGTTCTGATTGGCATCTCTATCGCTTTCATGCTTCATGTGGCTGGCGTCTACTGGTGGTACAGGAATGATGATCTTTTGTACCCTTTGGTCATGCTTCCTCCCAAATCCATACCACCTTTCTGGCATGctattttcatcatcatgGTGAATG ATACTTTGGTCCGGCAGGCATCAATGGTGCTCaagtgttttcttttaatgtatTACAAGAACAGCAGAGGCCGAAATTATCGGAAGCAG GGTCAGTTGCTAACTTTGGTTGAGTATTTGATGCTTCTGTACCGTGCGTTATTGCCAACACCAGTATGGTATCGTTTCTTCTTGAACAAAGAATATGGGAGTCTCTTCTCATCGCTGATGACAGGGCTGTACTTAACTTTCAAGCTTACATCTGTGGTTGAGAAG gTGCAATCCTTCTTTTCTGCGTTGAAGGCATTGTCGCGTAAAGAGGTGCATTATGGGGCCTATGCAACAACAGAGCAG GTGAATGCAGCTGGAGATTTGTGTGCTATATGTCAGGAGAAGATGCATGCTCCAATTCTGCTTCGTTGTAAACACATTTTCTGCGAAGACTGTGTCTCAGAGTG GTTTGAGAGGGAAAGGACGTGCCCATTGTGCAGAGCTTTGGTCAAGGCAGCAGATCTCAGATCATTTGGTGATGGATCAACTAGTTTGTTTTTCCAGATATTCTGA
- the LOC102618818 gene encoding uncharacterized protein LOC102618818 isoform X2, with protein MEASVTNPDAYRGPSGTSSNSRRYGMLSASNIIQAPLSTLLEYSGLLRTRSSHQESEPLINSTVSAHLSNHNRLDDPTVNNGEVAIRIIGAGEHEHERDGSGGLVIGQVREGTGQSDVASVALAGDNQGDGRTDRGVGAGEGVLQSSNGNGDAEAGDGAAVNGRDSSYQRYDIQQAARWIEQVLPFSLLLLVVFIRQHLQGFFVTIWIAAVMFKSNDVLRKQTALKGERKVSVLIGISIAFMLHVAGVYWWYRNDDLLYPLVMLPPKSIPPFWHAIFIIMVNDTLVRQASMVLKCFLLMYYKNSRGRNYRKQGQLLTLVEYLMLLYRALLPTPVWYRFFLNKEYGSLFSSLMTGLYLTFKLTSVVEKVQSFFSALKALSRKEVHYGAYATTEQVNAAGDLCAICQEKMHAPILLRCKHIFCEDCVSEWFERERTCPLCRALVKAADLRSFGDGSTSLFFQIF; from the exons ATGGAAGCGTCTGTTACTAATCCTGACGCTTATAGAGGTCCTTCTGGAACGAGTAGCAATTCGCGAAGATATGGAATGCTTTCGGCTTCTAACATAATTCAAGCTCCATTATCAACGTTATTGGAGTACTCAGGTCTTTTAAGAACGAGGTCAAGTCATCAGGAATCAGAACCCTTGATTAATTCGACTGTTTCTGCTCACCTTAGCAATCATAATCGGCTTGACGATCCTACTGTGAACAATGGGGAGGTGGCAATTAGGATAATTGGGGCAGGGGAGCACGAGCATGAGAGGGATGGGTCTGGAGGGTTGGTGATTGGGCAGGTAAGGGAAGGGACTGGGCAGTCTGATGTGGCGTCCGTTGCGTTGGCAGGTGATAATCAGGGAGATGGTAGGACTGATCGTGGGGTGGGTGCTGGAGAAGGTGTTTTACAGTCTTCTAATGGGAATGGTGATGCAGAAGCTGGGGATGGTGCTGCGGTTAATGGTAGAGACTCTTCTTATCAGAGATATGATATTCAGCAGGCTGCTAGGTGGATTGAACAGGTCCTTCCGTTCTCTTTGCTTCTCTTGGTTGTCTTCATTCGCCAGCATTTGCAAG GTTTCTTTGTTACAATTTGGATTGCTGCTGTCATGTTCAAATCAAATGACGTTCTACGGAAACAAACAGCTTTGAAG GGAGAGAGGAAGGTCTCTGTTCTGATTGGCATCTCTATCGCTTTCATGCTTCATGTGGCTGGCGTCTACTGGTGGTACAGGAATGATGATCTTTTGTACCCTTTGGTCATGCTTCCTCCCAAATCCATACCACCTTTCTGGCATGctattttcatcatcatgGTGAATG ATACTTTGGTCCGGCAGGCATCAATGGTGCTCaagtgttttcttttaatgtatTACAAGAACAGCAGAGGCCGAAATTATCGGAAGCAG GGTCAGTTGCTAACTTTGGTTGAGTATTTGATGCTTCTGTACCGTGCGTTATTGCCAACACCAGTATGGTATCGTTTCTTCTTGAACAAAGAATATGGGAGTCTCTTCTCATCGCTGATGACAGGGCTGTACTTAACTTTCAAGCTTACATCTGTGGTTGAGAAG gTGCAATCCTTCTTTTCTGCGTTGAAGGCATTGTCGCGTAAAGAGGTGCATTATGGGGCCTATGCAACAACAGAGCAG GTGAATGCAGCTGGAGATTTGTGTGCTATATGTCAGGAGAAGATGCATGCTCCAATTCTGCTTCGTTGTAAACACATTTTCTGCGAAGACTGTGTCTCAGAGTG GTTTGAGAGGGAAAGGACGTGCCCATTGTGCAGAGCTTTGGTCAAGGCAGCAGATCTCAGATCATTTGGTGATGGATCAACTAGTTTGTTTTTCCAGATATTCTGA
- the LOC102619316 gene encoding uncharacterized protein LOC102619316, whose protein sequence is MAYRRRQGIARASTFKEEIYQPPTGNKSNDNNKSSLPAFSSSKSFSASSSASESLAAQAIRASAVHRESSLSSAYVGAGADSAFASDHQRPKGFSAYEHASTRNENTGFWGVIARKAKAILEDDDLTPQSEPPARSRWQMADTSTGGQHSSEGFRNLENPRLRKGLDKLTSSLNQIGDTFEKAFEEGRTIVESKTADIRKLQMRRKGATEEQNQASGDNSPWQPLQPQNQTYHETQLKASRDVAMATAAKAKLLLRELKTVKADLAFAKERCTQLEEENKLLRESREKGQNPADDDLIRLQLETLLAEKARLAHENSIYARENRFLREIVEYHQLTMQDVVYLDEGTEEVTEVYPTSTSPLSKIFSVSPPSSPSSPSEIPPPSSLPVTKEILHVPTPSEETDNDVPVKEVPPSSNAEVPEDTDAKKPSDHVTGSEVPPSSNTKAPEDNDAKIHSVSAA, encoded by the exons ATGGCGTACCGGAGGAGGCAGGGGATAGCAAGAGCGTCAACTTTCAAAGAAGAGATATATCAACCACCTACGGGTAACAAAAGCAATGATAATAACAAGTCTTCATTGCCGgcgttttcttcttcaaaatcGTTTTCGGCATCGTCGTCAGCATCAGAATCTTTAGCGGCTCAGGCGATCCGTGCCTCTGCTGTCCATCGTGAATCTTCCCTTTCTTCTGCTTACGTTGGTGCTGGTGCTGACTCTGCTTTTGCCTCTGACCATCAACGACCCAAG GGCTTCTCTGCATATGAGCATGCATcaacaagaaatgaaaatacCGGGTTTTGGGGTGTTATAGCTCGAAAAGCCAAGGCAATTCTCGAGGATGATGATTTAACCCCACAATCTGAACCACCAGCCCGGTCTAGATGGCAGATGGCTGACACTTCAACTGGTGGCCAG CATTCATCTGAGGGCTTTAGAAATTTGGAAAATCCTAGACTACGGAAGGGTTTGGATAAACTTACATCTTCCCTTAATCAAATTGGCGATACCTTTGAAAAAGCTTTTGAG GAAGGTCGGACAATTGTGGAAAGCAAAACTGCAGATATCCGCAAACTTCAAATGAGGCGAAAGGGTGCTACTGAGGAACAAAATCAAGCTTCCGGCGACAATAGCCCATGGCAGCCTCTGCAACCACAGAATCAAACTTACCATGAAACGCAACTCAAGGCATCTCGCGAC GTTGCGATGGCAACAGCTGCCAAAGCAAAACTTCTTCTTCGGGAGCTAAAAACAGTTAAAGCGGATCTGGCTTTTGCAAAGGAAAGATGTACTCAGCTGGAAGAAGAGAATAAACTCCTTCGTGAGAGTCGTGAGAAGGGGCAAAACCCTGCCGATGATGATTTG ATTCGGCTTCAACTAGAGACTCTTTTGGCTGAGAAGGCTCGTTTGGCACACGAGAATTCAATATATGCTCGTGAGAATCGCTTTCTTAGGGAGATTGTTGAGTACCATCAACTCACAATGCAGGATGTTGTGTATTTAGATGAGGGCACTGAAGAAGTGACAGAAGTTTACCCCACCTCTACTTCACCACTTTCCAAGATATTCTCTGTTTCCCCACCCTCATCCCCATCATCACCATCAGAGATTCCTCCTCCTTCAAGCCTGCCAGTGACAAAGGAAATTCTTCACGTCCCCACCCCATCAGAAGAAACAGATAATGATGTTCCAGTAAAAGAAGTCCCACCAAGTTCAAATGCTGAAGTACCCGAAGATACTGATGCAAAGAAACCCTCAGATCATGTAACAGGAAGTGAAGTCCCACCAAGTTCAAATACTAAGGCACCTGAAGATAATGATGCAAAAATACACTCAGTATCTGctgcttaa